In Nicotiana tabacum cultivar K326 chromosome 2, ASM71507v2, whole genome shotgun sequence, the following proteins share a genomic window:
- the LOC142167791 gene encoding uncharacterized protein LOC142167791, with protein MAVPFHGWYKCNTDGASKGNPGPSSLGFCVRYDEGDVVHDRTVDLGVTTNVVAEAKAILQRLEYCVEHDLHPLILETDSFVMKKVIEGEWDPPWIIAQDVKKIIEMKDNFNNDVYIKGSSREGSELTRSQKGTVSKPGLCLANPA; from the exons ATGGCAGTTCCTTTTCATGGTTGGTACAAATGTAATACTGATGGAGCCTCAAAGGGCAATCCTGGACCTAGCTCCCTAGGCTTTTGTGTGAGGTATGATGAAGGTGATGTGGTGCATGATAGGACAGTAGACCTGGGAGTGACAACTAATGTGGTAGCTGAAGCTAAGGCTATTCTTCAAAGGTTGGAATATTGTGTGGAGCATGATCTTCACCCTCTTATATTGGAGACTGATTCATTCGTGATGAAGAAGGTGATAGAAGGGGAATGGGATCCTCCTTGGATAATTGCACAGGATGTGAAAAAAATTATAGAGATGAAGGACAACTTCAAT AATGATGTCTACATTAAAGGTTCTAGTAGGGAAGGATCTGAGCTTACAAGATCACAAAAAGGTACAGTTTCAAAgcctggcctttgccttgcaaatCCTGCTTAA